One part of the Quercus lobata isolate SW786 chromosome 7, ValleyOak3.0 Primary Assembly, whole genome shotgun sequence genome encodes these proteins:
- the LOC115953806 gene encoding acyl-coenzyme A oxidase 4, peroxisomal, whose translation MTVFSSTKQDDRDHPRTSYFNSPPLDISVAFPQATPASIFPPCTSDYYQLDDLLSPEEQTVRKNVRECMEKEIAPIMTEYWEKAKFPFHVIPKLGALRIAGATIKGYGCPGHSITGSAVATAEVARVDASCSTFILVHSSLAMLTIALCGSEAQKQKYLPSLAELKTVACWALTEPEYGSDASALKTIATKVEGGWILEGQKRWIGNSTFADLLVIFARNTTTNQINGFIVKKDAPGLTVKKIENKIGLRIVQNGDILLKKVFIPDEDRIPGVDSFQDTNKILAVSRVMVAWQPIGISMGIYDMCHRYLKERKQFGAPLAAFQINQLKLVQMLGNVQAMILVGWRLCKLYENGKMTPGQASLGKSWITLKARETAAIGRELLGGNGILADFLVAKAFCDLEPIYTYEGTYDINSLVTGREVTGIASFKPAVSSRRSRL comes from the exons ATGACAGTTTTCTCTTCCACAAAGCAAG ATGATCGTGACCATCCAAGGACCTCTTATTTTAATTCACCACCGTTGGATATCTCTGTTGCGTTCCCACAAGCAACTCCAGCTTCCATTTTCCCTCCTTGTA CGTCAGACTATTATCAACTTGATGATCTATTGAGTCCTGAGGAGCAGACTGTGAGGAAGAACGTAAGAGAGTGTATGGAAAAAGAAATAGCCCCAATAATGACAGAG taTTGGGAGAAGGCCAAGTTTCCCTTTCATGTTATTCCAAAACTTGGTGCCTTGCGTATTGCTGGTGCCACAATCAag GGTTATGGGTGTCCTGGTCACTCCATTACTGGAAGTGCTGTTGCTACAGCAGAAGTTGCTAGAGTTGATGCAAGCTGCTCTACTTTCATACTGGTGCATTCATCTCTGGCAATGCTCACTATTG CATTGTGTGGATCGGAGGCACAGAAGCAAAAATATCTACCTTCTTTGGCAGAGTTAAAAACTGTAGCGTGTTGG GCTTTGACCGAGCCTGAATATGGAAGTGACGCTAGTGCATTGAAAACGATAGCAACAAAG GTGGAAGGAGGTTGGATACTTGAGGGCCAAAAGCGCTGGATTGGAAACAGTACCTTTGCAGATTTGTTGGTTATTTTTGCGAGGAACACCACAACAAATCAGATAAATGG ATTTATAGTAAAGAAGGATGCACCTGGattaacagtaaaaaaaatagaaaataaaattggcCTACGGATTGTTCAAAATGGAGATATTCTCTTGAAGAAAGTTTTTATTCCTGACGAGGACAGGATACCTGGCGTTGATTCTTTTCAGGATACAAACAAG ATTCTTGCAGTTTCACGTGTTATGGTTGCCTGGCAACCAATTGGCATATCAATGGGCATCTATGATATGTGTCACAG ATATCTGAAGGAGAGGAAACAGTTTGGAGCACCACTAGCAGCTTTCCAAATCAATCAACTGAAACTTGTTCAGATGCTCGGTAATGTTCAAGCAATGATTCTTGTTGGTTGGCGACTTTGCAAGTTGTATGAGAACGGTAAAATGACTCCAGGTCAAGCAAGCTTGGGAAAG TCATGGATCACCTTGAAGGCAAGAGAAACTGCTGCAATTGGGCGGGAGTTACTTGGTGGTAATGGAATATTGGCTGATTTTCTAGTTGCAAAG GCATTCTGCGATTTGGAGCCGATCTACACGTATGAAGGCACCTATGACATCAACAGCTTGGTAACAGGTAGGGAAGTCACTGGCATTGCTAGCTTCAAGCCAGCTGTATCGAGCCGAAGAAGCCGCCTCTAG